A DNA window from Aptenodytes patagonicus chromosome 31, bAptPat1.pri.cur, whole genome shotgun sequence contains the following coding sequences:
- the LOC143171775 gene encoding LOW QUALITY PROTEIN: free fatty acid receptor 3-like (The sequence of the model RefSeq protein was modified relative to this genomic sequence to represent the inferred CDS: deleted 1 base in 1 codon), giving the protein MSAPPFAINHRLCLGVYASAFTLGLPLNVAALVALGTVARRRRLLPADVLLLNLTIADLALVASLPIRMAEAAWEATWKLPPALCPLFVFLFFTSVYLTILSLTALSVDRYLRAAFPVQYRRRRRATHAAAAAAGFWVAALAHCSVVYVAQPNEAVNGTACYTRFAGPQLAMLLALRLEIFLVLFCLPLAVTAFCYGRLICIVVTLPTTAPGRRRRAVALALATAVAFILCFAPFNISHVVGYLRREDPPWRAYAVLLTTLSACIDPLIFCFSSAALRQGLRQVWDTVGLGRLCARCRLPVGQSEGPAEVTGRGGSGTSSRQGADGEPIGRK; this is encoded by the exons ATGTCAGCCCCGCCTTTCGCCATCAACCACCGCCTGTGCTTGGGGGTCTACGCGAGTGCCTTCACTTTGGGGCTGCCCCTCAACGTGGCAGCCCTGGTGGCCTTGGGGACGGTGGCCCGGCGCCGGCGCCTGCTGCCCGCCGAcgtcctcctcctcaacctgacCATCGCCGACCTAGCGCTGGTGGCCTCCTTGCCCATCCGCATGGCCGAGGCGGCGTGGGAGGCCACCTGGAAGCTTCCACCGGCCCTCTGCCCGCTCTTCGTCTTCCTCTTCTTCACCAGCGTCTACCTCACCATCCTCTCCCTCACCGCCCTCAGCGTTGACCGTTACCTCCGTGCTGCCTTTCCCGTCCAATACCGCCGGCGCCGACGGGCAACCCACGCCGCCGCGGCCGCTGCCGGCTTCTGGGTGGCCGCTTTGGCCCACTGTAGCGTGGTCTACGTGGCCCAGCCTAACGAGGCAGTCAATGGCACCGCCTGCTACACCCGTTTCGCCGGTCCTcagctggccatgctgctggCTCTCCGCCTGGAGATCTTCCTGGTGCTCTTCTGCCTACCCTTGGCCGTCACCGCCTTCTGCTACGGCCGCTTGATCTGCATCGTGGTCACCCTCCCCACCACGGCACCGGGTAGAAGA CGCCGAGCGGTGGCCCTGGCGTTGGCCACGGCCGTGGCCTTCATCCTCTGCTTCGCCCCCTTCAACATCTCCCACGTGGTGGGGTACCTACGGCGGGAGGACCCACCTTGGAGAGCCTACGCCGTGCtgctcaccaccctcagcgcttGCATTGACCCTCtcatcttctgcttctcctctgccGCCCTAAGACAGGGTCTCCGGCAGGTTTGGGACACGGTGGGACTCGGCCGGCTCTGCGCCAGGTGCCGGCTGCCGGTGGGGCAAAGCGAGGGTCCGGCCGAGGTGACTGGACGTGGAGGATCTGGAACATCTTCACGTCAAGGGGCAGATG GAGAGCCAATTGGGCGAAAGTAG
- the LOC143171776 gene encoding free fatty acid receptor 2-like → MLVLAVYILTFLVGFPANVFTFAALLGKARRRVSSSDILLLNLTAADLLLLLFLPFKMVEAAADMTWPLPAFLCPVANFCFYSSIYLSSLFLTALSVERYLGVVFPLQYKDQRRPRWAMAASVVLWLLACSHCSIVFVAHYHGGRNQPAANRAVVISSDGPKMSNPDGFDPNDLTVTGPDGFDSNGFSISNPGYSVADGFTRDSSKISAADDFNPGSSETSSPNVISPGIAKPSSRLSKISTPNSADVQDSSSPSDASQTSDIPSSSPPSVPDGSKATTAYKCYDNFTGDQLSFVLPLRLELFLVLFLLPFTVTIFCYINFVQALLARPNIPLEKKQRAVGLAVATMVNFGVCFMPYNISHLVGFVEKRSPEWRVYVLLLTSLNAALDPLIFYFSSTAVQRAVAGVAAAARDKLRVAVGWCYRAYSPEASQNESEGSLT, encoded by the exons ATGCTGGTCCTCGCTGTCTACATCCTGACCTTCCTTGTGGGCTTCCCGGCCAACGTCTTCACCTTCGCCGCCCTCTTGGGCAAGGCCCGTCGGCGCGTCTCCTCCTCCGACATCCTTCTCCTCAACCTGACGGCTGCcgaccttctcctcctcctcttcctcccgtTCAAGATGGTTGAAGCAGCCGCTGACATGACCTGGCCCTTACCGGCTTTCCTCTGCCCGGTGGCCAACTTCTGCTTCTACTCCAGCATCTATCTCAGCAGCCTCTTCCTGACAGCCCTCAGCGTCGAGCGGTATCTTGGCGTCGTCTTCCCCCTCCAATACAAGGACCAGAGGAGACCGCGGTGGGCGATGGCCGCCAGCGTCGTCCTCTGGCTCTTGGCCTGTTCCCATTGCTCCATCGTCTTCGTGGCCCATTATCACGGTGGTAGGAACCAGCCCGCGGCCAACAGGGCCGTGGTCATCAGCTCCGATGGCCCCAAGATGTCTAACCCCGACGGCTTTGACCCCAACGACTTGACCGTCACCGGTCCTGATGGCTTCGACTCCAACGGCTTCAGCATCTCCAACCCTGGATACTCCGTCGCTGACGGCTTCACCCGCGATAGCTCTAAGATCTCCGCCGCTGACGACTTCAACCCCGGCAGTTCTGAGACCTCCAGCCCCAACGTCATCTCACCCGG GATCGCCAAGCCCAGCAGCCGCCTCTCCAAGATCTCCACCCCCAACAGCGCCGACGTCCAGGACAGCTCCAGCCCCAGCGATGCCTCCCAGACCTCCGACATCCCCAGTTCATCCCCTCCCAGCGTCCCTGATGGCTCCAAGGCCACCACCGCCTACAAGTGCTACGACAACTTCACCGGGGACCAGCTGAGCTTCGTCCTCCCGCTGCGCCTGGAGCTCttcctcgtcctcttcctcctgcccttcaCCGTCACCATCTTCTGCTACATTAACTTCGTGCAGGCTCTCCTCGCCCGGCCAAATATCCCACTGGAGAAGAAGCAACGGGCCGTGGGCTTGGCCGTGGCCACCATGGTCAACTTTGGGGTCTGCTTCATGCCCTACAACATCTCGCACCTGGTGGGCTTCGTGGAGAAGAGGAGCCCGGAGTGGAGGGTCTACGTTTTGCTCCTCACCAGCCTCAACGCCGCTCTTGACCCCCTCATCTTCTACTTCTCCTCCACGGCGGTGCAGAGGGCCGTGGCCGGGGTGGCGGCGGCCGCGCGGGACAAGCTACGGGTCGCGGTGGGCTGGTGTTACAGGGCATATTCTCCTGAAGCCTCCCAGAATGAATCCGAGGGCTCGTTGACATGA